In the genome of Cyclopterus lumpus isolate fCycLum1 chromosome 19, fCycLum1.pri, whole genome shotgun sequence, one region contains:
- the LOC117748349 gene encoding zinc finger and SCAN domain-containing protein 21-like isoform X1 — protein sequence MYRACAARRSPPVLVAMSRGETLRLLVKQRVHAVVEEAFGLLDTLTAAYEDSVCALREQERLTSDVQQLLAIKADFPPECLDLNQVNTKEDPEPLYVKEDPEPLYVKEDPEPLYVKEDPEPLYVKEDPEPLYVKEDPEPLYVKEEPEPLYVKEEPEPLYVKEEPEPLQMKEEPEPLYVKEEPEPLYVKEDPEPLQMKEDPEPLYVKEEPEPLYVKEEPEPLYVKEEPEPLQMKEDPEPLYVKEEPEPLYVKEEPEPLQMKEEQEVLYIKEEPEPLYIKEEPEPLYIKEEQELLYIKEEKEPLYMKEEPEPLQMKEEQEPLYMKEEQEPLQMKEEQEHLWTGLEGEQLTVLQEADLTKISFTVVTVKSEDDKPQTSRLHQSQTEDNREAEPPAGSSATPITTETDGEDCGGSGPVRNLNPHRHSHPNADDEKASESSETEVIDGDWQEPLSDSGPESGDGDNCRKMSTTSFVRKKCFKVKQKKESRGEKPFGCDVCGKCFKSKISLKIHIRVHTGEKPFGCDVCGNRFTVEGNLKIHMRIHTGEKPFACKLCGIRFSRPGSLKSHTRVHTDDRPFSCDVCGNRFTLQGSLKKHMRVHTGEKPFSCDVCGNKFKEQGRLKIHLRVHTGEKPFSCDVCGNRFIEQGSLRKHMRVHTEEKPFSCDVCGNRFKEHGNLKKHMRVHTGEKPFSCDVCGNRFMDRRNLKKHTRVHTE from the exons GTCTCGAGGAGAAACGCTGAGACTGTTGGTGAAGCAGCGAGTCCACGCGGTCGTTGAAGAGGCTTTTGGGCTGTTGGACACATTAACAGCAGCTTATGAGGACTCCGTTTGTGCTCTAAGAGAACAGGAGCGACTCACATCAG atgtccagcagctgttggCGATTAAAGCAGATTTCCCCCCTGAGTGCCTGGACCTGAACCAGGTCAACACGAAAGAGGACCCGGAGCCCCTCTACGTGAAAGAGGATCCGGAGCCCCTCTACGTGAAAGAGGATCCGGAGCCCCTCTACGTGAAAGAGGATCCGGAGCCCCTCTACGTGAAAGAGGATCCGGAGCCCCTCTACGTGAAAGAGGATCCGGAGCCCCTCTACGTgaaagaggagccggagcccctctacgtgaaagaggagccggagcccctcTACGTAaaagaggagccggagcccctccagatgaaagaggagccggagcccctctacgtgaaagaggagccggagcccctcTACGTGAAAGAGGATCCGGAGCCCCTCCAGATGAAAGAGGATCCGGAGCCCCTCTACGTgaaagaggagccggagcccctctacgtgaaagaggagccggagcccctcTACGTAaaagaggagccggagcccctcCAGATGAAAGAGGATCCGGAGCCCCTCTACGTgaaagaggagccggagcccctctacgtgaaagaggagccggagcccctccagatgaaagaggagcaggaggtcctctacataaaagaggagccggagcccctctacataaaagaggagccggagcccctctacataaaagaggagcaggagctcctctacataaaagaggaaaaggagccCCTCTACATGAAAGAGGAACCGGAGCCCCTCCAGatgaaagaggagcaggagcccCTCTACatgaaagaggagcaggagcccctccagatgaaagaggagcaggagcatcTCTGGACCGGTCTAGAGGGAGAGCAGCTTACGGTGCTGCAGGAGGCCGATCTCACCAAGATCTCATTCactgttgttactgtgaagagtgaagatgacAAACCTCAGACCTCACGGCTTCATCAAAGCCAGACGGAGGACAACAGAGAGGCGGAGCCTCCAGCCGGCAGCTCAGCTACACCGATAACAACAGAAActgatggagaggactgtggaggTTCAGGACCAGTCAGGAACCTAAATCCACATCGTCATTCACATCCAAATGCTGATGATGAAAAGGCTTCAGAATCTTCTGAAACTGAAGTCATTGATGGTGATTGGCAAGAACCGTTGTCAGATTCTGGACCTGAAAGTGGAGACGGGGACAATTGTAGAAAAATGTCAACAACCTCTTTCGttagaaagaaatgttttaaagtgaagcaaaagaaagaatcacgaggagagaaaccatttggatgtgatgtttgtgggaaatgttttaaaagcaaGATAAGTCTGAAGATACACATAagagtccacacaggagagaaaccatttggttgtgatgtgTGTGGGAATAGATTCACAGTAGAGGGAAATCTGAAGATACACATGagaatccacacaggagagaaaccatttgctTGTAAACTTTGTGGAATCAGATTTTCAAGACCTGGAAGTCTGAAGAGCCACACAAGAGTCCACACGGATGACAGGCCAttcagttgtgatgtttgtggcaACAGATTTACACTACAGGGGAGTTTGAAGAAACACATgagagtccacacaggagagaaaccattcagttgtgaTGTTTGCGGCAACAAATTTAAAGAACAGGGACGTCTGAAGATACACTTgagagtccacacaggagagaaaccattcagttgtgatgtttgtggcaACAGATTTATAGAACAGGGGAGTTTgaggaaacacatgagagtccacacagaagagaaacccttcagttgtgatgtttgtggcaACAGATTTAAAGAACATGGAAATCTGAAGAAACATATGagggtccacacaggagagaaaccattcagttgtgatgtttgtggcaACAGATTTATGGACAGGAGAAAtctgaagaaacacacaagagtCCACACAGAGTAg
- the LOC117748349 gene encoding zinc finger and SCAN domain-containing protein 21-like isoform X4 gives MRCAQLDSLDRLLEHELLTSDVQQLLAIKADFPPECLDLNQVNTKEDPEPLYVKEDPEPLYVKEDPEPLYVKEDPEPLYVKEDPEPLYVKEDPEPLYVKEEPEPLYVKEEPEPLYVKEEPEPLQMKEEPEPLYVKEEPEPLYVKEDPEPLQMKEDPEPLYVKEEPEPLYVKEEPEPLYVKEEPEPLQMKEDPEPLYVKEEPEPLYVKEEPEPLQMKEEQEVLYIKEEPEPLYIKEEPEPLYIKEEQELLYIKEEKEPLYMKEEPEPLQMKEEQEPLYMKEEQEPLQMKEEQEHLWTGLEGEQLTVLQEADLTKISFTVVTVKSEDDKPQTSRLHQSQTEDNREAEPPAGSSATPITTETDGEDCGGSGPVRNLNPHRHSHPNADDEKASESSETEVIDGDWQEPLSDSGPESGDGDNCRKMSTTSFVRKKCFKVKQKKESRGEKPFGCDVCGKCFKSKISLKIHIRVHTGEKPFGCDVCGNRFTVEGNLKIHMRIHTGEKPFACKLCGIRFSRPGSLKSHTRVHTDDRPFSCDVCGNRFTLQGSLKKHMRVHTGEKPFSCDVCGNKFKEQGRLKIHLRVHTGEKPFSCDVCGNRFIEQGSLRKHMRVHTEEKPFSCDVCGNRFKEHGNLKKHMRVHTGEKPFSCDVCGNRFMDRRNLKKHTRVHTE, from the exons ATGCGTTGTGCGCAGCTCGACTCCCTGGACCGGCTCCTCGAACATGAGCTACTCACATCAG atgtccagcagctgttggCGATTAAAGCAGATTTCCCCCCTGAGTGCCTGGACCTGAACCAGGTCAACACGAAAGAGGACCCGGAGCCCCTCTACGTGAAAGAGGATCCGGAGCCCCTCTACGTGAAAGAGGATCCGGAGCCCCTCTACGTGAAAGAGGATCCGGAGCCCCTCTACGTGAAAGAGGATCCGGAGCCCCTCTACGTGAAAGAGGATCCGGAGCCCCTCTACGTgaaagaggagccggagcccctctacgtgaaagaggagccggagcccctcTACGTAaaagaggagccggagcccctccagatgaaagaggagccggagcccctctacgtgaaagaggagccggagcccctcTACGTGAAAGAGGATCCGGAGCCCCTCCAGATGAAAGAGGATCCGGAGCCCCTCTACGTgaaagaggagccggagcccctctacgtgaaagaggagccggagcccctcTACGTAaaagaggagccggagcccctcCAGATGAAAGAGGATCCGGAGCCCCTCTACGTgaaagaggagccggagcccctctacgtgaaagaggagccggagcccctccagatgaaagaggagcaggaggtcctctacataaaagaggagccggagcccctctacataaaagaggagccggagcccctctacataaaagaggagcaggagctcctctacataaaagaggaaaaggagccCCTCTACATGAAAGAGGAACCGGAGCCCCTCCAGatgaaagaggagcaggagcccCTCTACatgaaagaggagcaggagcccctccagatgaaagaggagcaggagcatcTCTGGACCGGTCTAGAGGGAGAGCAGCTTACGGTGCTGCAGGAGGCCGATCTCACCAAGATCTCATTCactgttgttactgtgaagagtgaagatgacAAACCTCAGACCTCACGGCTTCATCAAAGCCAGACGGAGGACAACAGAGAGGCGGAGCCTCCAGCCGGCAGCTCAGCTACACCGATAACAACAGAAActgatggagaggactgtggaggTTCAGGACCAGTCAGGAACCTAAATCCACATCGTCATTCACATCCAAATGCTGATGATGAAAAGGCTTCAGAATCTTCTGAAACTGAAGTCATTGATGGTGATTGGCAAGAACCGTTGTCAGATTCTGGACCTGAAAGTGGAGACGGGGACAATTGTAGAAAAATGTCAACAACCTCTTTCGttagaaagaaatgttttaaagtgaagcaaaagaaagaatcacgaggagagaaaccatttggatgtgatgtttgtgggaaatgttttaaaagcaaGATAAGTCTGAAGATACACATAagagtccacacaggagagaaaccatttggttgtgatgtgTGTGGGAATAGATTCACAGTAGAGGGAAATCTGAAGATACACATGagaatccacacaggagagaaaccatttgctTGTAAACTTTGTGGAATCAGATTTTCAAGACCTGGAAGTCTGAAGAGCCACACAAGAGTCCACACGGATGACAGGCCAttcagttgtgatgtttgtggcaACAGATTTACACTACAGGGGAGTTTGAAGAAACACATgagagtccacacaggagagaaaccattcagttgtgaTGTTTGCGGCAACAAATTTAAAGAACAGGGACGTCTGAAGATACACTTgagagtccacacaggagagaaaccattcagttgtgatgtttgtggcaACAGATTTATAGAACAGGGGAGTTTgaggaaacacatgagagtccacacagaagagaaacccttcagttgtgatgtttgtggcaACAGATTTAAAGAACATGGAAATCTGAAGAAACATATGagggtccacacaggagagaaaccattcagttgtgatgtttgtggcaACAGATTTATGGACAGGAGAAAtctgaagaaacacacaagagtCCACACAGAGTAg